The window ACTGCAAGAAGCCGATCGCGGCCTTCATCGCCGGCGCCACGGCGCCTCCGGGACGCCGCATGGGCCACGCTGGAGCCATCGTGTCCGGCGGCAAGGGCACAGCGGCCGCCAAGATCGCGGCCCTGGAGGATGCGGGTATTGCCGTTTCCCCGACCCCGGCCGAGATGGCCGACACGCTGATCCGCCACTGGGGCAAATAACCGACGCCAGTCTTTTTCCGGCGCGCTCGCACTCCGGTGTGAGCGCGCTTTTTTTATTCCCGGATCACGGGAAAAGCATGTGCGGGAGGGCATCCGCGAGCGGGAAAAAAGCGTATAACTTTGCCCCCTTTTCGGCCTTTCGCAAGGATCAGGAAGACTTTGAGGAAAAATCGGTTACGAAGGCAGGTTTTGATTGGCGAACCGGGATGAGCGGGGCATACCGTTGGAGAAACCCAATTCGCTTATGCCCGTTACCGCCAAAGGACTCGAAGGTATTATTGCCAACTCCACCCGCCTCAGCGATGTGCTCGGCCAGGAAGGAGTGCTGATATATTCGGGCTACAATATCAATGAGCTCGCTGGCAAAGCGACGTACGAGGAGGTCGTCTATCTCCTCTTCTACGGCGAGCTTCCCAATCAGGAGGAGTTGGATGCGTTCTCGGCCAGTCTCCGCGCCGAGCGTGATCTCCCCGAGGGCGTGGTGGCTTTTCTGAAAACCGCTCCCAAGGACGCCAACCCGATGGACGTCATGCGCACGGCGACTTCCATGCTGGGTCTCTACGATACCGAGGTGACTGGCGATGATCGCGACAAGGCGGACTATCGCCGCGCGATCAGCATCACCGCAAAGATGGGCGTCATTGCGGCCTATTATCATCGCTCCCGGCAGGGACTCGACCTGCCGCCGGTGCGCAAGGATCTCGGCGAGGCGGCGCACTTTCTCTATCTTCTCAATGGCGAGACCCCGAGCGAAGATGCGGCCAAGACGCTGGACGTGGCTTACGTGCTCCATGCCGACCATGGCATGAATGCCTCGACCTTCAGCGCCCGCGTGACCATCGCCACCCTGAGCGACATTTACTCCGCGATCACCTCCGCCATCGGCACCCTCAAGGGCCCCCTCCACGGTGGAGCCAACGAGGGTGTTATTCAGATGCTTCTCGAGATTGGCAGCGAGGACAAGGTGGACGCCTGGGTCGAGGAGCAACTCGTCCAGAAGAAGAAGATCATGGGCATCGGACATCGCGTGTACAAGGTGCTCGATCCCCGCGCGCCTCACCTCCGCGCCATGGCCATCAAGCTTTGCGAGCAGCTCGGCGAGGGTAAATGGATCCGCATGAGCGAGCGCATCGCCACGATCATGAAGGAGCGCAAGGGGCTCAATGCCAACGTCGATTTCTACTCGGCCACGGTCTACTACTCCCTGGGCATCCCGACCGATATGTTTACCCCGATCTTTGCCATCGCCCGCACGAGCGGCTGGACGGCTCACGTCCTCGAGCAGCTCGCGGACAATCGTCTCTATCGTCCACTCAGCGAGTACGTCGGACCGGCGGTGGGCAAGCAGTTTGTCCCCATCGAGCAGCGCTAGGCGTTTTCTCGAGTTTAGGGAGTTCCCAAGGCGGCACGCGGCGAAAGCCGGTGCCGCCTTTTCTTTGTTTCGGAGAGAGGCTTTCGATACATGGCAGACTGGATGGCTGGGAATTTGACCTCAATCCCCGGGGGTTGCCTGACCCTCTCATAAGGCATTTTCGGCCTTGGACTTTCGCGCCGGGTCCATAGAGTGGGGGCATGAATCCTTCGACGCTTTCGGACGATGATTTCTACCCCCTGATCGAGGCTCGTCATTGCGACCCGTTCAAGGTTCTCGGCATCCGGGAGTTGCAAGGCAGTTGGTTTGCCCGCGTACTGCGTCCCGATGCTGCTGAGGTCGTGGTGGTGGATGCGCAGGATTCGTCGCGACGCTTCCCGCTGCAAAAGGTACACGACTGCGGGTTCTTTGAATCCGTCCTGCGTGGAGTCGATGGGCCGTTCGATTATTTCCTGGAGATGAAGAGCTACGCCGGGGTGACGTGGCGGGAGCGGGACGTCTATTCCTTTGGGCCAGTGCTCGGGGAGATGGACATCTATCTCTTCAACGAAGGCACGCACTACGAGGTCTATCGCAAGCTCGGTGCGCACATCATGGAGCTCGGCGGAGTGCGCGGCACGCATTTCGCCGTCTGGGCGCCGAATGCCCAGCGCGTCAGTGTGGTGGGTGACTTTAACAATTGGGATGGCCGTGTGCATCCCATGCGCAAGCTCGTGCCATCCGGCATCTGGGAGATCTTCCTGCCCAACGTGCAGGAGGGCGCCCATTACAAGTTTGAGATTCGCGGGCCGCAGGGTGAGGTGTTTTTGAAGACCGACCCGTTTGCGACCTTTGCCCAGCACGGCACGGAAACGGGCTGCATGGTGTACGACATCAACCGCTACTCCTGGAGCGACTCCGAGTGGATGGAGCAGCGCCCGAAGAAGGATGTTTATAACACCCCGATGAGCATCTACGAGGTGCATCTCGGCTCGTGGCAGCGCATCCCGGAGGATGGGAATCGCTATCTTAGCTATATCGAGCTCGGTGACCGTCTGATTCCCTACGTGAAGGAGATGGGCTTTACCCACATCGAACTCATGCCCGTGATGGAGCACCCCTTTGATGGCTCGTGGGGTTATCAGGTGGTGAACTATTATGCGCCCAGCAGCCGGTTTGGAAATCCGGACGAGTTTCGCAACTTCGTCGACCGCTGCCACCAGGCGGGAATCGGCGTCATCCTCGACTGGGTGCCGGGCCATTTTCCCAAGGACGCGCATGGTCTCGCCCGTTACGATGGTACCTGCCTCTATGAGCATGAAGACCCGCGTCTCGGCGAGCACATGGACTGGGGCACGCTCATTTTCAACTACGGTCGCAATGAGGTGAAAAATTTCCTCATCGGCAACGCCCTCTTCTGGCTCGACGAGTATCATCTCGACGGGTTGCGCGTGGATGCGGTGGCCTCGATGTTGTACCTCGACTATTCCCGCAAGCCCGGCGAATGGGTGCCCAACCGCCATGGTGGTCGCGAGAACCTCGAGGCGATCAGCTTCCTCCAACATTTCAATTCCATCGCCTACGAGCGTTTCCCCGGAGTGATCACCATCGCCGAGGAATCCACCTCCTGGCCCGGCGTCTCCAAGCCGACCTGGGAGGGCGGGCTGGGCTTTGGATTCAAGTGGAACATGGGCTGGATGAACGACAGCCTGCGCTATATCGCGCGCGATCCGATCCACCGGCGTTTCCACCAGGGGGATATTACCTTTTCCATGCTCTACGCCTTCCATGAGCATTTCATCCTCGTGCTGAGTCACGACGAGGTGGTGCATGGCAAGGGGTCGCTCCTCAACAAGATGCCGGGTGACATGTGGCAGAAGTTTGCCAACGTGCGCATGTTCCTTGCCTGGATGTGGGGACACCCGGGCAAGAAGCTCATCTTCCAGGGCATGGAGTTTGGGCAATGGGCCGAGTGGTCGCATGCGCGCAGCCTCGACTGGCACCTGACGAATTTCTCGCTTCACGACGGATTGCGCCGCCTGATCCAGCATATGAACTGGCTCTACCAAAATGAGCCGGCCCTCTCCGACCAGGATGATAGCTATGCGGGATTTGAGTGGATCGACTTCAATGATGCGGACAACACCGTGTGGTCGTTCATCCGCAAGGCCCGCGATGGCAGCGAGATCGTCTTTGTCATTAATGCCACGCCGGTGGTGCGCGGAGCCTATCGCGTGGGGGTCAATAGTGCCGGCTGGTACGAGGAGATCCTTAATACCGATGCGGAAACCTATGGGGGTGGCAATGTTGGCAACTATGGGGGACGGCAGTCGGAGGAATGGGCGTGGCAGGGCAAGCCGCGCTCCATCGCGATCGACCTCCCTCCGCTGGGTGTCGTTGCCTTCAAGTACAAGGGCTGATTTCCCTCGGGAAACCATTGACAAATCGGATGGTTGGGGTGAGCATTAGGCATCACCCCAATGAAACGACTCCGTTCCTCCGCGTTCACGTTGATCGAGCTCCTCGTGGTTATCTCGATCATTGGTATTCTTGCAGCCCTCGCTCTGCCGGCCATCACCAGCGCCCTGACCAAGGGCCAGATGACCCAGACCCTGAGCAACATGAAGCAGCTTCACCTTGCCACCCAGCAGATGGCTCTCGACGCCACCACGACTGGTGACACCAACCTCGGTTGGCCCGGCGACACGGGTGGAACTTGGGCTGGCTGGACGACGAATCTCGTCGGAGGCAATTACCTGACCTCCAGCGATCTGGCGAAGCTCCTCTCCGCTCCGGGTATCATCGTTCCGGTTCCTTCTGCGAGCAATGCCCCGACGAAGAGCGCGCTCCTCCTTTACAATGTGTCGGAGAACAGCGACGGCTCCACGGTTTTCCTTTCCACGGCGAACTTCACCAACAGCGCCTCGGGCGGCACGGCTCCGATCGCCACGGCCAAGCCCTACGGTAACAAGGGATTCGTTGTGTTCCGCAAGGCGGGTGACGGCATCATCCTTCAGCCCCGTCAGGCCGGCAACACGAACCTCGTCGGAATGTTCACGAACACCATCGCGGTGCCGAGCAACTAACGGAACGGTTTAGATCTCATCGACCTCAAAAAGCCCCGCAGCGATGCGGGGCTTTTTCTTTTTCAGCGGCCCTCGTAACGGGGCCGTTTTTGCTCTGGTAATTGCCAAATGGCTCGTTAAAGTATCCGGTTCACGTCAAATCTCATGAAGACAAAGAAAACCTCCTCGAAATCCCCGAAGGCCGCGCCGGATCGTGGTCAACTCACTGACGGGGCCAGCATTCTTGTAAATTGCCTGGAGCGCGAGGGGGTCGACGTCATTTTTGCCTATCCCGGTGGAGCGTCCATGCCGATCCATCAGGCGCTGACCAAGTCCAAGAAGATCCGCGTGATACTACCCCGCCATGAGCAGGGTGGTGTGTTTGCCGCCGAGGGGTATGCCCGCGTGACGGGCAAGGCCGGCGTCTGTATGGCCACCTCCGGCCCGGGCGCGACGAACCTCATCACAGGCATCGCTGATGCCTACATGGACTCGGTGCCACTCGTGGCCATCACGGGTCAGGTGAACCAGGACATGATTGGCCGTGGAGCTTTCCAGGAGACCGACATGTTCGGCCTTACCCTTCCGATCGTGAAGCACAGCTACCTCGTGTGGGACATCAATGACATCCCGCGTATCGTGAAGGAGGCGTTTCACATCGCCCAGAGCGGACGTCCCGGCCCGGTGCTCATCGACATTCCGAAAAACATCCAGAACCAGCGCGCCCAGCCCATCTACCCGAAGGAAGTGTCGCTGCGTGGCTACAATCCCGTGGTGAAGGCTGATGACGTGGCCATCAACGAGATGATCGGCCTGATCCAGAGCGCCAAGAAGCCCGTGATCTACTGCGGTGGCGGTGTGATCACCGGCGAAGCCTCGAAGGAACTCCTTGAGTTCGCCGAGCGCACCCAGATCCCGGTGACGACCACGCTCATGGGCATCGGCTCGTTCCCGGAGACTCATCCGCTTTCGCTCAAGTGGCTCGGCATGCATGGCACCGTGTATGCCAACAATGCCGCCAACGAAGCAGACCTCCTCATCGCCATCGGCGTGCGTTTCGACGACCGCGTGACGGGCAAGGTGGAGAAATTCTGCGAGCACGGCACGATCATCCACATCGACATCGACAACTCCGAGCTGAACAAGAACAAGCTCGTCCGTCTGCCGATCCTGAGCGACCTGAAGTATGCTCTCTCCCGCGCCAACGGAATCCTCGACAAGCAGGGCCTGAAGCGCGCCAAGTCCTTCACCCGCTACCCCGAGTGGTACAAGCTGATCGATGGCTGGAAGAAGAAGCACCCGCTTTCCTACAACGACACGCCTGACGCGATCCAGCCCCAGCACGTGATCAAGCTCCTCAACGAGCTGACCAAGGGCGAGGCCGT of the Terrimicrobium sacchariphilum genome contains:
- a CDS encoding citrate synthase, encoding MPVTAKGLEGIIANSTRLSDVLGQEGVLIYSGYNINELAGKATYEEVVYLLFYGELPNQEELDAFSASLRAERDLPEGVVAFLKTAPKDANPMDVMRTATSMLGLYDTEVTGDDRDKADYRRAISITAKMGVIAAYYHRSRQGLDLPPVRKDLGEAAHFLYLLNGETPSEDAAKTLDVAYVLHADHGMNASTFSARVTIATLSDIYSAITSAIGTLKGPLHGGANEGVIQMLLEIGSEDKVDAWVEEQLVQKKKIMGIGHRVYKVLDPRAPHLRAMAIKLCEQLGEGKWIRMSERIATIMKERKGLNANVDFYSATVYYSLGIPTDMFTPIFAIARTSGWTAHVLEQLADNRLYRPLSEYVGPAVGKQFVPIEQR
- the glgB gene encoding 1,4-alpha-glucan branching protein GlgB; this encodes MNPSTLSDDDFYPLIEARHCDPFKVLGIRELQGSWFARVLRPDAAEVVVVDAQDSSRRFPLQKVHDCGFFESVLRGVDGPFDYFLEMKSYAGVTWRERDVYSFGPVLGEMDIYLFNEGTHYEVYRKLGAHIMELGGVRGTHFAVWAPNAQRVSVVGDFNNWDGRVHPMRKLVPSGIWEIFLPNVQEGAHYKFEIRGPQGEVFLKTDPFATFAQHGTETGCMVYDINRYSWSDSEWMEQRPKKDVYNTPMSIYEVHLGSWQRIPEDGNRYLSYIELGDRLIPYVKEMGFTHIELMPVMEHPFDGSWGYQVVNYYAPSSRFGNPDEFRNFVDRCHQAGIGVILDWVPGHFPKDAHGLARYDGTCLYEHEDPRLGEHMDWGTLIFNYGRNEVKNFLIGNALFWLDEYHLDGLRVDAVASMLYLDYSRKPGEWVPNRHGGRENLEAISFLQHFNSIAYERFPGVITIAEESTSWPGVSKPTWEGGLGFGFKWNMGWMNDSLRYIARDPIHRRFHQGDITFSMLYAFHEHFILVLSHDEVVHGKGSLLNKMPGDMWQKFANVRMFLAWMWGHPGKKLIFQGMEFGQWAEWSHARSLDWHLTNFSLHDGLRRLIQHMNWLYQNEPALSDQDDSYAGFEWIDFNDADNTVWSFIRKARDGSEIVFVINATPVVRGAYRVGVNSAGWYEEILNTDAETYGGGNVGNYGGRQSEEWAWQGKPRSIAIDLPPLGVVAFKYKG
- a CDS encoding type II secretion system protein produces the protein MKRLRSSAFTLIELLVVISIIGILAALALPAITSALTKGQMTQTLSNMKQLHLATQQMALDATTTGDTNLGWPGDTGGTWAGWTTNLVGGNYLTSSDLAKLLSAPGIIVPVPSASNAPTKSALLLYNVSENSDGSTVFLSTANFTNSASGGTAPIATAKPYGNKGFVVFRKAGDGIILQPRQAGNTNLVGMFTNTIAVPSN
- the ilvB gene encoding biosynthetic-type acetolactate synthase large subunit, giving the protein MKTKKTSSKSPKAAPDRGQLTDGASILVNCLEREGVDVIFAYPGGASMPIHQALTKSKKIRVILPRHEQGGVFAAEGYARVTGKAGVCMATSGPGATNLITGIADAYMDSVPLVAITGQVNQDMIGRGAFQETDMFGLTLPIVKHSYLVWDINDIPRIVKEAFHIAQSGRPGPVLIDIPKNIQNQRAQPIYPKEVSLRGYNPVVKADDVAINEMIGLIQSAKKPVIYCGGGVITGEASKELLEFAERTQIPVTTTLMGIGSFPETHPLSLKWLGMHGTVYANNAANEADLLIAIGVRFDDRVTGKVEKFCEHGTIIHIDIDNSELNKNKLVRLPILSDLKYALSRANGILDKQGLKRAKSFTRYPEWYKLIDGWKKKHPLSYNDTPDAIQPQHVIKLLNELTKGEAVITTGVGQHQMWAGQFYNYSEPRTFVSSAGLGSMGFGYPAALGAKVALPHKEVIDIDGDGSFLMNVQELATAHIEGIAAKAIILNNQHLGMVVQWEDRFYSSNRGHTFLGDPRDLKRIYPDYVEICKGFGVKCERVLHKKDLRAAVQRMLDSKEAYVLDVMTPYTEHVLPMIPAGATYKDIITE